The proteins below are encoded in one region of Sminthopsis crassicaudata isolate SCR6 chromosome 1, ASM4859323v1, whole genome shotgun sequence:
- the LOC141550417 gene encoding small integral membrane protein 10-like protein 3 isoform X5, which translates to MAAALSALALRLSRSAAARSYGVFCKGLTRTLLIFFDLAWRLRINFPYLYIVASMMLNVRLQVHIEIH; encoded by the exons ATGGCGGCGGCCCTGTCCGCCCTTGCTCTCCGGCTCTCCCGATCAGCCGCCGCCCGCTCCTATGGAGTCTTCTGCAAGGGGCTGACCCGGACTCTGCTCATTTTCTTCGACCTGGCCTGGCGGCTTCGCATCAACTTTCCCTACCTCTACATCGTGGCCTCCATGATGCTCAATGTCCGACTGCAG gttCATATTGAGATCCACTGA